One Manduca sexta isolate Smith_Timp_Sample1 chromosome 28, JHU_Msex_v1.0, whole genome shotgun sequence DNA window includes the following coding sequences:
- the LOC115442091 gene encoding uncharacterized protein LOC115442091, translating into MMFTNIVFVIIAITFVKGLPSNDTSYDDSGSEKLPAGCHYSDPKVAECIQRVVEQARHILAHGVPSLNIQRLEPLKIPSLRLRQHNMPANGFKYDAWLSEVTLRGLTNYSFNNLDVYPEDLKVTANISLPLLLMSGEYMIIGEFQMLPVESIGKMTSNFSKCTASLEVLGARLHKRMVIRDSTVRLICNGPIEANLVEAHSTTGEMEMITNHIVSMHSADLAQEIKPAVETALAMVLEDIANKFLKQIPSEMVFPN; encoded by the exons ATGATGTTTACgaatattgtgtttgttattattgctATAACGTTTGTAAAAGGATTGCCCAGCAATGACACGTCTTATGATGATAGCGGTAGTGAAAAAC TGCCAGCAGGATGCCACTACAGTGATCCAAAGGTGGCCGAGTGTATCCAGCGCGTGGTAGAACAGGCGAGGCATATTCTGGCGCATGGGGTTCCAAGTCTCAACATACAACGTTTGGAACCCCTTAAAATACCAAGCCTCAGACTTCGACAACACAATATGCCCGCCAACGGCTTCAAATACGATGCCTGGCTGTCTGAAGTTACCTTAAGGGGACTTACCaattacagttttaataatttgga TGTGTACCCAGAAGATTTAAAGGTGACTGCCAACATCAGTCTACCTTTGTTGCTAATGAGCGGGGAGTACATGATTATAGGAGAGTTCCAGATGCTTCCAGTTGAGTCAATAGGAAAAATGACCTCGAACTTCT CGAAATGTACAGCGTCGCTGGAGGTGCTTGGAGCTCGTCTTCACAAAAGAATGGTGATACGTGACTCGACAGTACGGCTTATTTGTAACGGACCAATTGAGGCCAATTTGGTGGAAGCGCATTCGACTACCGGTGAAATGG agATGATCACCAACCACATAGTGAGCATGCACTCGGCAGATCTTGCGCAAGAGATAAAGCCGGCTGTAGAGACAGCCCTCGCCATGGTGTTGGAGGATATTGCCAATAAGTTCCTCAAGCAAATACCATCCGAAATGGTGTTTCCCAACTAG